The Deltaproteobacteria bacterium genome segment AATGTGCGTTCAGCTCGAACAAGAGCACCATCCAGCACCCCGTATTATTGTAACCGGGTATGCCGAGCTGGGAAGCGTCATCGATGCCATCAATGAAGCGCATATTTTTCGGTACATCACCAAACCGCTGGACGTTCCCGTTTTGCTCCGTGCGGTAGAAGAAGCCGTGGGCCACTTTCAAATGCGCGAAGAAAACGGCCGACTTATGGGTATCGTTAAAGACATGCTCGAAACCCAATCTGAAATGGCGAAGGTTCTTTCCGCCAACAATTTAGATGGGGCGTTCACTCAAAAAATGACCCCCGTCACTGGAGAGCCCAGGCGACTCGAAGTGTGCGTCCTCTTCGCCGACGTTCGGGGGTTCTCCGCCTTCAGCGAACAGGTCGGAGCAAGCGAAGTGATTGCGATGTTGCGTAAACTTTTTGAACCACTTCACAACATTATTTACGAAGCTGGGGGGATTGTAGATAAACACCTCGGCGACGGCCTCATGGCTGTCTTTGGACTCAGCGGTACCTCGAGTCACCAAGCGGCCTTAAATGCCTGCAAAAAAATCGTCGACACCTATCCAAATATTCAGAAACAACTGGGTGAACAGAGTGCAGACCTTAAACTCTCTTTGGGTCTTGCCGCCGGCGAGGTTGTCGTTGGGATGCTTGGCAGCCACCGGCGAAGTGAACTTGCAATCATTGGGCGACCCGCAAACCTTTCCGCCCGGCTTCAAGAATTCACCAAAAACGCTTTAGGGAACGGTCCGCACAGAGACCTGCTGGGACAATTTCCCAAGGTTATGGCTATTTGTGACGAGAGGCTCCTTGGCCCCCGTTGCCCATTTCAACCCGTGAATTTACCCAAGAACTGTATTGTTCGAGATTTCCCGGATCTGCGTCATCTTGGGGTACTTTCCAACTAGACCCTAAGTGCCTAATAATGCTTGGCTTTTTCAATCACCATGCGGACTGAGCCCAACATGGGCATCCTTTGTGCTCTCTGACTCGCACCGAGATCGTAAATCTGCTTAAATTATAAGTATGTCTGGGTCATTACCGCCGTGTGGTATTTACAAAACGACAATCAATATCGGGAGCGTCCCTGCTGACCGGTTCGTCTACTTTCATAATCATGGTGATCCCGGTGCTGGGATCTACTTGCCTGCGCGCTGGCTCAACAACCGCGCTGAGTTTTCCAAGCAAGGTGTGCCGCTTACGGTCGACCATGAAGCAACAACTTTGATTCCTTTGCCGCCAGAAGGGCTCTACCGAGTGCGGCAAACTTTTAAATGCTCTGCCAACTCAAACATGACGTTTCAACCGGGGCAGCTGGTGCAACTGGGCTACAACCGAAGAGCAGATTCGATTCTCTTTATTCCAATTTGGGATGAGAGCGGCTTGATGATGCCAGACCGCGGCGTTTTGATGGAGCCAGAAAATATTCGCTACCTTGAGCAGCTCTTAGTCGGCCACGCCAAAAGCGACCCAACACAAATTTTTCATTAATATTCGCGTTGAGCGTCTACCCACTCCAAGAGCCGGCGATACGCTTTCAACATCGAATCGTTTAAAGCCTCGGGTGCCTCGCAGCCCTTCTGACCTTCACGGTGTTCGCAATCTCGAAACTGGCACCTCAGATCTCCCATACCTGGATAAAAATCACGAACTTGCTCGCGTGTTAGCCCCGCTGGGCTAAACGTTCGGATCCCGGGAGAGTCACAAACTTCACCGCCTTGAGGCAATGAAAAAATCTTAGAGTAGGTTGTGGTGTGTTGGCCTTGCTCCCAGTGCTCGCTGACTTCGCCAATGGCACCCACGTCTTGCTCTGGCAAAAGCGCCGCAACCAGCGATGTTTTGCCAACGCCCGAGAGCCCCATAAACGCCCAAGATCCAGCATCACTGCGCTCGCCAATAAGCTCCACCACTTCTGATAACCCTCGGCCATCTTTGGAGCAGGTCCGCAAAATAGGATAGCCAAGAGATTCCCGAAGTGAGAGGTCTGCTTCAACCTCTTCGGATGTTTCAAGATCGATCTTGTTAAGGCAAATCGCTCCTTTGAGCCCCGCAGCCGCAATCGCAACCAAATATCGGTCCATCAGATTTGCATTAAATGCTGGTCGCGAAGGGCTCATCACCACAACCACGCCTTGCAAGTTCGCGGCAAGCACTCGGTCCTTACCTTGATTGTCGCGCCGGCGAAGCTCACTGTCTCGCTCTAAAACCGTGACCAGTTTGCCTCCCGTGCCTGGGGCCTCTTCCCACATCACACGGTCACCTACGACCGCTCGTTTCCCGGCCAAATAACAAACCCTTTCACCTGCTTCATCCACCACACGGACGCGGCGCCCCACAGTTTCAACCACACGACCCGGTTTTCCGCGCACTTTGCGTGGTTTGCCCGTTCGCTTTTTTTGGGGCTTAGGTTTCGCCAGAAGAAATCTCCATCAAAGGTGTTGCTCCAGCCTTAACACGTCTGTTCTCAAAGGACCATCTCTCGCGCCTCGATCACTCTTCGTATATGGTCCAAAGCATGAAAACTGGACTCGACATACTTATGGAAAACCCCCGCAAACACCTTGGCAGTGGGCGGGTCGGTATTGTGGCCAACCCCACCACCGTGAACAAAGAGCTTCACCACGCCATCGATTTGCTAGCCGAACATCCAGATGTGGATCTGCGAATACTTTTTGGTCCCGAACACGGCGTACGCGCTGCAGCTCAAGACATGATTGGGGTGGGTGACGATAAGGACGGGCGCACGGGGCTTCCGGTCGTCAGCCTCTATGGAAAGACCTTCGCCTCGCTTTCACCAAGTGTTGAGGAGATGAAAAAGCTCGATACACTCATATTCGACATTCAAGACGTCGGCTCTCGTTACTACACCTACGCCGCCACCATGGCACTCTGCATGCAAGTGGCCGCACCACTCGGTGTGAAAATTGTTGTTTTAGACCGCCCCAACCCAATTGGAGCAAGCAAAGTAGAAGGGGGAGGGCTCACACCTGGACTCGAAAACTTCTGCGCTCTCTACCCGGTGCCCCAGCGCCACGGCATGACCGTTGGTGAACTTGCCAATCTCTACAACACGACCTTCAAAATCGGTTGCGAACTCGAAGTGGTAGCGTGCGAGGGCTGGAGGCGTCACCAATACTACGACGAAATCGACTACCCGTGGGTGATGCCTTCGCCCAATATGCCAACGCTTGAAACAGCCATTGTGTATCCCGGAATGTGCTTACTCGAGGGAACCCAGCTTTCTGAAGCCCGCGGGACCACCCGTCCTTTCGAACTCGTAGGCGCGCCCTATGTGGATGGCTACGCCCTACGAGACAAGCTTTTATCGCTCGGGCTTGAGGGCATTGGCTTTCGTCCTACGATGTTTGAGCCCACTTTCCATAAGTTCAAAGAGCAATCTTGTGGTGGTATTCAGCTACACGTCACCCACCGCGATGATTTTGATTCCTATAAAACGGGTCTCGCTGTGATTTGGGCCACCAAACAACTTTGGCCCAATGACTTCAAATGGCGTGATGGAGTCTACGAATTTCGAGACGATGAACCGGCAATTGATTTACTCACCGGCTTTGCCGAGGTTCGCGTTGCGATCGATAACGGTGAGAGCTTTGATACGGTTTTAAAACACGCACTTCAAGGTACCGAAATCTACGACTCAGGCCGCGAAGCCGCCTTGATTTACGACTGATTCAAGCGCTTTGAGCTAAAATCGATTCTAGAATCTCTCGGGCCTGTTTGCGCTGAACCCCAACAGATTGCGCGAATATCCATTGCCCTTGAGCTCGCTCTAAATTGTGCTCCGAGGCGCTTTGATACTTCTCTTTATCCCAGCCGAAATAAGACTCGTTTAAAGCATCCGCTAGGAATCGAACGGTGAGCTCTAAAGCAATGGTCTCAACTCCAGTGACGATGCTCATGATTTCATCAGACTCAAAGAGTCCTTGAACGCTCTCACAATAGCCTCGCATCGCCGACTCAAAATAAGGCAGTGAGAACGAGGCTTCGGTACTTGCCTCTCCCTGCGGATTACACCACGAGCGAAGAGCGTCTCCCATTTCGTGAGCCAAAGGCATCGGTGCCAACGTATCCAGGTCGATTAACGTGGTTGCTTCAAAAGTATCATTGAACAAGATATTACTGATCTTAAGATCTCCGTGCACAATACGCTCCGGATAACGCGTCAAATCGGGGATTTCAGCGAGCGCTTTTAATACCGGGCGAGCCATGGCCGAAACCTCTTGAATAGCTCCATGATCTGCATGCTCTTGAAGTGATTGCTCTAAGGTTCGTAGGTGAGCAGCGGTATTGTGGACACCCAAACGGCGGTGCGCAAATGAATGCTCTTTTTGATAGAGCGCCCGGTGGAACCGGCCCACCAAACGGCCGGCACTCTCACACATCCCTGGGTGTTGCGCCCGCAAATGGGTGTTGCCAGGCATCCACTCCAAAAGCCGCCACACCTCACCATCACCTGTCGTGACCCAAAGCTGCCCATCCCGTGTAGGTATCAACCGCGGCATCGGCACCGCACTGCCAACCAAACGGGTTACCGCATCGATATCCTGATGAACCTCAGCGCCAAAAATTGGGCTTAGCTTCTGTAGGATATACTTATCGTCACCGCGCTTTACCAAAAGGGTCGTATTGATATGCCCCGAGGTAATCGCCGAATACTCGCAATCATTGAGTTCAAACGCTTGCACAACATCTTGAGATAGCTTCAAAGTCATGGGAGATGTCATAATGAGGACAGCGCTCTGAGTAAAGGTACTCATAGAGCGAGACCCACGGAGCACCAATGTCGCTTGTTTGGATAATGTGCCTGGCACTTGTAGCCACACCGGATGCCTCTGGCGGCGATGAAGACGCAGAACCATTCGAAGAAGTCATTCAGGCGAAGGCTCTCGACTCTAAAAAGACAATACCTGGCGGTAAAAGCGGCTCTGTCATCACTCGCTCAGAGCTAGAGGACCGGCTCCCGCGCTCAGCTCCCGATGCGCTTCGATTCGAGCCCGGGGTATTTGTGCAGCAAACTGCGCACAGTCAGGGATCAGCTTTTATTCACGGTCTCACCGGCCAACAGACGCTTTTATTATTTGATGGGATTCGGCTCAACAACACGACTTTTCGCCAAGGCCCCAATCAGTACTTTTTTACCCTCGACGCCCAAACCATCGAGACCATCCGTATCATTCGAGGAGGCAGCTCTACCCGCTACGGGTCAGATGCCATCGGAGGGGTTATTGAGGCCTTGCCTACAGAGGCCAAATTAAGGGGCGAGCCCGGTTTTGACAGTACCGCCCATCTCTTGATTCGCGGCGCCACCGCCGACAATGAGTTCGGGGGCCGAATCTGGAATACCTTACAGATCGGGGAAAATCTCAGCACCACACTTGGGGTGGGGTGGCGCCGAGTGGGGCAGCTGAGTACCGGGGGAAGAATTCACGACGTCAAAAACGGGCTTCCGTTTCCTCCGCCAGAATGGGGCGGCTTTGGCGAAGATGGCGTCACACAACTTGGAACAGGCTTTAATGAAGCCACGGCAGACGCGCACATTATTTGGAGCCCTGCATCCGGGCACCGGCTTAAAGTCGCTGGGTATGTTTACGACCAAACCGATGCGCCGCGCACCGATCTTTGCCCGCCTCCAGGACAGCCTGAAGAGTGCTTAACTTATGAAGAGCAATTTCGAAGCCTGGTTTACGGAACTTATGAGTACAATTCCTCGGGACCGATCGAGAATCTTCGTGCCACTTTAAGTTGGCAGCGCCAGCACGAGAGAAGGCGGTTCGATCACAGCCAAATTACCGGGAGCCTCAGCGAGCCTATTAACAATGTGGGCCGAGACGACGTGGATAGCCTTGGTTTTACACTTCACATCGGTGGCCAGCCTATCGTTCTCAGCGATAACTGGTCGCTCAAACTCTCGGGTGGGGTCGACCATTACCTCGACCTCGTGAGTTCCTATGCATGGCGAGTTTACAACGACGTCAATGTCACGCGGCAACAAAGCCGTGGTCAATATGTTGATGGTGCTTGGCACCATTATGGAGGCGCATACCTCGAGCAAGCGACTCGGTTTAAGAAGACCCTCTTTTTACGAGCCGGAATGCGAGCGGGCTGGCAAAAGATTCACTCTCCGGCTGAACTTGAGTCCTCCACCCAAGCCATCGACCGGCAATCGTTTCCCCTCGCAGGTCATATCGGCGCCGAGTGGCGCATCACACCGCAGGTCCATCTCATCACCACCTTTGACCGCTCGCACCGCAGCCCCAATATTAACGACCTCACTGCACGGCAGCAGACTGGTCCCGGTTTTCAATTTGAGAACCCCGACCTCAAAGCAGAGAAGGCCAACACCTGGGAAGTTGGTACGAAGCTGCATTGGTTGCCGCTTATCGTTAATGTCTTTGGATTTTACATCGAGCTAGAAGATGCCATCGTCAAGTCGCCGCGCACCATCAACGATTGCCCTGACGCAGCCACAGGGTGTGCAACCAGCTGGAGCAGCTTACAACTGGTCAATACGCAAGGTACCTCAAGACTTTATGGAGCCGAGGCCTCAGCCCTTGCACGGTTTAACAATGGCCTTTCCATGCGGGCAGCCATTACCTACACCTATGGCGAAAGCCCAGACGCCCAAGACCCCGACACCACTGTTCCCTTGAGCCGAATTCCACCCCTCAACGGCTCGGCCGAAGTCCACTATCAATTTTTTCAAAACTGGAAAGTCGGTACCGGCATGCGCTGGGCAACCTCTCAAACCCGGCTAGCGCCCGCAGATTTTGATGACATCACTCGAATTCCACCGGGCGGAACTCCTGGGTTTGCTGTCTTCGATTTACGTTTAAGCTATCGCGCGAAGAATAAATGGCTTGCATCATTCGTCTTGGAAAATATATTCAACACGCCTTATCGGTATCATGGTTCAAGCGTTAACGGATCCGGAGTTGGAGCCATGATTCTATTCGACCTGGGATCTATATGGGGTACCTGATGCGAGTTCTTTGCGCCTTCATCGCTCTTATTCTTTTTGGATGCACCGATGAAAACCCTCAAGAAAATCTACCGGATTCTACCCCCGCATCCGTTAGCGGCGAGGCATATGAGTCTGCACTGACGCCATCCAACACTTTCGATGAATGTCTTCCGGCCGATACCGACTACCTTCCCCGAACCAATGCCTCGGCCGATGACAACTGGGAGAGCTGTATTTCCGATTCCGGAGTGTATTCCCAACTTGAGCTGAGCGTATCCTCCATCGAGCGCGTGGCCGGCGCAGATGCAATAGCCGACCTTTTATGGCGAAGAGACACCGTTCCATCACCGGACGATTTCTTGCAAGCCCGGGACATTTATACGGTTGAGCAAGGTCTGCGCACACGGGTGATGCGCCGTTTTGACCCCCATTACGATGCTCCACCCGATGGAAACCTTAGCTGCGGAGACGAATCCACTTACCTCGCATACCCCGAGTACTGTGTCGGCCCATCCACCATTGGGCCACTGATTACCAATGCTTTTATCAACGGCATTGAAGGCATTGAACCCTTACAAAACGCAGCACGCATCGAAGCGGGCTTGCTTTGGTTTCTCTACGTTTCCACAATCAAAGAAGCACACACATGTATTGATGTTACCAAAGACTGTGATTCAAGCTGGGCGTATTACAG includes the following:
- a CDS encoding response regulator; translation: MKLNFSAVTDLDEPKEIDREHLPKILIVDDEAPNRNVLTGLLQKKYRIDTADSAEQALKLIHLCDPTDNYCAIVSDNIMPGTTGIQMCVQLEQEHHPAPRIIVTGYAELGSVIDAINEAHIFRYITKPLDVPVLLRAVEEAVGHFQMREENGRLMGIVKDMLETQSEMAKVLSANNLDGAFTQKMTPVTGEPRRLEVCVLFADVRGFSAFSEQVGASEVIAMLRKLFEPLHNIIYEAGGIVDKHLGDGLMAVFGLSGTSSHQAALNACKKIVDTYPNIQKQLGEQSADLKLSLGLAAGEVVVGMLGSHRRSELAIIGRPANLSARLQEFTKNALGNGPHRDLLGQFPKVMAICDERLLGPRCPFQPVNLPKNCIVRDFPDLRHLGVLSN
- the rsgA gene encoding ribosome small subunit-dependent GTPase A, coding for MRGKPGRVVETVGRRVRVVDEAGERVCYLAGKRAVVGDRVMWEEAPGTGGKLVTVLERDSELRRRDNQGKDRVLAANLQGVVVVMSPSRPAFNANLMDRYLVAIAAAGLKGAICLNKIDLETSEEVEADLSLRESLGYPILRTCSKDGRGLSEVVELIGERSDAGSWAFMGLSGVGKTSLVAALLPEQDVGAIGEVSEHWEQGQHTTTYSKIFSLPQGGEVCDSPGIRTFSPAGLTREQVRDFYPGMGDLRCQFRDCEHREGQKGCEAPEALNDSMLKAYRRLLEWVDAQREY
- a CDS encoding DUF1343 domain-containing protein, yielding MKTGLDILMENPRKHLGSGRVGIVANPTTVNKELHHAIDLLAEHPDVDLRILFGPEHGVRAAAQDMIGVGDDKDGRTGLPVVSLYGKTFASLSPSVEEMKKLDTLIFDIQDVGSRYYTYAATMALCMQVAAPLGVKIVVLDRPNPIGASKVEGGGLTPGLENFCALYPVPQRHGMTVGELANLYNTTFKIGCELEVVACEGWRRHQYYDEIDYPWVMPSPNMPTLETAIVYPGMCLLEGTQLSEARGTTRPFELVGAPYVDGYALRDKLLSLGLEGIGFRPTMFEPTFHKFKEQSCGGIQLHVTHRDDFDSYKTGLAVIWATKQLWPNDFKWRDGVYEFRDDEPAIDLLTGFAEVRVAIDNGESFDTVLKHALQGTEIYDSGREAALIYD
- a CDS encoding aminoglycoside phosphotransferase family protein, producing MTLKLSQDVVQAFELNDCEYSAITSGHINTTLLVKRGDDKYILQKLSPIFGAEVHQDIDAVTRLVGSAVPMPRLIPTRDGQLWVTTGDGEVWRLLEWMPGNTHLRAQHPGMCESAGRLVGRFHRALYQKEHSFAHRRLGVHNTAAHLRTLEQSLQEHADHGAIQEVSAMARPVLKALAEIPDLTRYPERIVHGDLKISNILFNDTFEATTLIDLDTLAPMPLAHEMGDALRSWCNPQGEASTEASFSLPYFESAMRGYCESVQGLFESDEIMSIVTGVETIALELTVRFLADALNESYFGWDKEKYQSASEHNLERAQGQWIFAQSVGVQRKQAREILESILAQSA
- a CDS encoding TonB-dependent receptor produces the protein MSLVWIMCLALVATPDASGGDEDAEPFEEVIQAKALDSKKTIPGGKSGSVITRSELEDRLPRSAPDALRFEPGVFVQQTAHSQGSAFIHGLTGQQTLLLFDGIRLNNTTFRQGPNQYFFTLDAQTIETIRIIRGGSSTRYGSDAIGGVIEALPTEAKLRGEPGFDSTAHLLIRGATADNEFGGRIWNTLQIGENLSTTLGVGWRRVGQLSTGGRIHDVKNGLPFPPPEWGGFGEDGVTQLGTGFNEATADAHIIWSPASGHRLKVAGYVYDQTDAPRTDLCPPPGQPEECLTYEEQFRSLVYGTYEYNSSGPIENLRATLSWQRQHERRRFDHSQITGSLSEPINNVGRDDVDSLGFTLHIGGQPIVLSDNWSLKLSGGVDHYLDLVSSYAWRVYNDVNVTRQQSRGQYVDGAWHHYGGAYLEQATRFKKTLFLRAGMRAGWQKIHSPAELESSTQAIDRQSFPLAGHIGAEWRITPQVHLITTFDRSHRSPNINDLTARQQTGPGFQFENPDLKAEKANTWEVGTKLHWLPLIVNVFGFYIELEDAIVKSPRTINDCPDAATGCATSWSSLQLVNTQGTSRLYGAEASALARFNNGLSMRAAITYTYGESPDAQDPDTTVPLSRIPPLNGSAEVHYQFFQNWKVGTGMRWATSQTRLAPADFDDITRIPPGGTPGFAVFDLRLSYRAKNKWLASFVLENIFNTPYRYHGSSVNGSGVGAMILFDLGSIWGT